The following are from one region of the Shinella sp. PSBB067 genome:
- a CDS encoding aldehyde dehydrogenase family protein, with protein sequence MRAIDRIYIDGAFVTPHGEERFDLFNPSTEEKTGTVRLADAEDVRMAVAAAKRAFPAMRDTSPKERIEMLHALRDAVAARADVLKEAMALEYGAPQSFLAFSVPHAAHVFETAARTVTDYAFTRRIGNAEIIMEPVGVAAAITPWNSNIGFICTKLATALAAGTSIVVKPSEMSAIQTQAVLEALHDAGLPRGVLNVVNGYGHVVGAALSESPDIAKITFTGSTATGRTILRAACDTFKRVTLELGGKGPQILLDDADLDQAVPHIVASAFRNSGQACIAGTRLLVPEHRLAEVSERLGEAVSRIKVGPPDDPDATIGPMVSARQWERVQSFIRLGRKAGATVLVGGEGRPAGLDRGWFVRPTVFTGVTSDMEIARQEIFGPVLSVIAYRDEAQAIAIANDTEYGLQSYVLGADIERMRRVARRLEAGRVVLNEAPSDSQVPFGGFKHSGIGREFGPFGLDAFLEPKAIVG encoded by the coding sequence ATGAGAGCAATCGACCGGATCTATATCGACGGCGCCTTCGTCACGCCGCATGGCGAGGAGCGGTTCGACCTGTTCAATCCGTCGACCGAGGAAAAGACCGGAACGGTGCGGCTTGCGGACGCCGAAGACGTCCGGATGGCCGTTGCCGCGGCAAAGCGCGCTTTCCCGGCCATGCGAGACACGAGCCCGAAGGAACGGATCGAGATGCTCCATGCCCTGCGCGATGCCGTGGCAGCCAGGGCGGACGTTCTGAAGGAGGCGATGGCCCTGGAATACGGTGCGCCGCAATCCTTTCTCGCCTTTTCGGTTCCCCACGCCGCGCACGTCTTCGAAACGGCGGCAAGGACCGTTACGGACTATGCCTTCACCCGCCGCATCGGTAACGCCGAAATCATCATGGAGCCGGTCGGTGTCGCTGCGGCGATCACCCCCTGGAACAGCAATATCGGCTTCATCTGCACCAAGCTCGCCACCGCCCTCGCCGCCGGAACGAGCATCGTCGTCAAGCCGTCGGAGATGAGCGCGATCCAGACCCAGGCCGTGCTGGAAGCGCTTCACGATGCCGGCCTGCCGCGTGGCGTCCTGAATGTCGTCAACGGCTACGGCCATGTGGTGGGCGCGGCCCTGAGCGAAAGCCCGGACATCGCCAAGATCACCTTCACAGGCTCGACCGCGACCGGGCGCACGATCCTGCGCGCGGCCTGCGATACCTTCAAGCGCGTGACCTTGGAACTCGGCGGCAAGGGCCCGCAGATCCTTCTCGACGACGCGGACCTCGACCAAGCCGTTCCCCACATCGTCGCGTCCGCCTTCCGCAACAGTGGGCAGGCCTGCATCGCCGGCACCCGCCTCCTCGTCCCCGAGCATCGTCTGGCGGAGGTGAGCGAACGCCTCGGCGAGGCCGTATCACGGATAAAGGTCGGCCCGCCGGATGATCCCGACGCCACCATCGGGCCGATGGTCAGCGCCAGGCAATGGGAGCGGGTCCAGTCCTTCATCCGGCTCGGCCGCAAGGCCGGTGCGACCGTTCTCGTCGGTGGCGAGGGCCGCCCGGCCGGGCTCGATCGCGGCTGGTTCGTGCGGCCGACCGTCTTCACCGGCGTCACCAGCGACATGGAGATCGCCCGGCAGGAGATTTTCGGCCCGGTCCTCAGCGTGATCGCCTATCGCGACGAAGCGCAAGCCATCGCCATTGCCAACGACACGGAATACGGCCTGCAGTCCTACGTTCTCGGCGCCGACATAGAGCGGATGCGGCGCGTTGCCCGCCGGCTCGAAGCCGGGCGCGTGGTCCTGAACGAAGCGCCCTCGGATTCGCAGGTTCCGTTCGGCGGCTTCAAGCATTCCGGCATCGGGCGCGAGTTCGGCCCCTTCGGTCTCGATGCGTTCCTCGAACCCAAGGCCATCGTCGGTTGA
- a CDS encoding DUF4864 domain-containing protein, producing MRLPFVVIPCLAFALLPFAVTWAQEPLDTVRTVIEGQIRAFLNDDAGAAYAFASPTLREKFPTKDAFFDMVKRGYAPVYRPGNFAFGRAKVEGDTVVQEVLISGRDGKDWTALYQLVRQPDGSYRINGVHMVPAAPGPGI from the coding sequence ATGAGGTTGCCTTTCGTCGTGATCCCTTGCCTTGCCTTCGCCCTGCTCCCCTTCGCCGTCACGTGGGCGCAAGAGCCGCTCGATACGGTGCGGACGGTGATCGAGGGGCAGATCCGGGCCTTCCTGAACGATGACGCCGGTGCGGCCTATGCGTTCGCCTCCCCGACCCTCCGCGAAAAATTCCCCACGAAGGATGCGTTCTTCGACATGGTCAAGCGCGGATACGCCCCGGTCTACCGGCCGGGCAATTTTGCCTTCGGCCGCGCGAAGGTCGAGGGCGACACGGTTGTCCAGGAAGTGCTGATTTCCGGGCGGGACGGCAAGGACTGGACGGCGCTCTACCAGCTCGTGAGGCAGCCGGACGGCAGCTACAGGATCAACGGCGTGCACATGGTGCCCGCCGCTCCCGGACCCGGAATCTGA